From Kogia breviceps isolate mKogBre1 chromosome 2, mKogBre1 haplotype 1, whole genome shotgun sequence, one genomic window encodes:
- the VAX1 gene encoding ventral anterior homeobox 1 isoform X1, with the protein MFGKRDKMDVRCHSDAEAARVPKNAHKESRESKGAEGNLPAAFLKEPQGAFSASGAAEDCNKSKSNSTADPDYCRRILVRDAKGSIREIILPKGLDLDRPKRTRTSFTAEQLYRLEMEFQRCQYVVGRERTELARQLNLSETQVKVWFQNRRTKQKKDQGKDSELRSVVSETAATCSVLRLLEQGRLLSPPGLPALLPPCATGALGSALRGPSLPALGAGSAAGSAAAAAPGPAGAASPHPPAVGGAPGPGPTGPGGLHAGAPAAGHGLFSLPVPSLLGSVASRLSSAPLTMAGSLAGNLQELSARYLSSSAFEPYSRTNSKEGAEKKALD; encoded by the exons ATGTTCGGGAAACGAGACAAAATGGACGTTCGGTGCCACTCGGACGCAGAGGCTGCCCGGGTCCCGAAGAACgcgcacaaggagagccgggagAGCAAGGGCGCGGAGGGGAACCTCCCTGCCGCCTTCCTCAAGGAACCGCAGGGCGCCTTCTCTGCGTCGGGCGCCGCGGAAGATTGTAACAAAAGTAAATCCAATTCAACCGCGGATCCGGATTACTGCCGCCGGATCCTGGTCCGAG ATGCCAAGGGGTCCATCCGAGAGATCATCCTGCCCAAGGGCCTGGACCTGGATCGGCCCAAGAGGACGCGCACTTCCTTCACCGCGGAGCAGCTCTACCGGCTGGAGATGGAGTTCCAGCGCTGCCAGTACGTGGTGGGCCGGGAGAGAACCGAGCTCGCTCGGCAGCTCAACCTCTCCGAGACCCAG GTGAAGGTCTGGTTCCAGAACCGGCGCACGAAGCAGAAGAAGGACCAAGGCAAGGACTCGGAGCTGCGCTCGGTGGTGTCGGAGACGGCGGCAACGTGCAGCGTGCTGCGGCTGCTGGAGCAGGGCCGCCTGCTGTCGCCGCCCGGCCTGCCTGCGCTGCTGCCGCCATGCGCCACAGGCGCGCTCGGCTCGGCGCTACGCGGGCCCAGCCTGCCGGCCCTGGGCGCGGGCTCTGCCGCGGGCTCggcagccgccgccgccccggGTCCCGCAGGCGCCGCGTCCCCGCACCCGCCGGCCGTGGGAGGCGCTCCGGGCCCCGGGCCCACCGGGCCGGGGGGACTGCACGCGGGCGCACCGGCCGCCGGCCACGGCCTCTTCAGCCTGCCCGTGCCCTCGCTGCTCGGATCCGTCGCCAGCCGCCTTTCCTCCGCCCCGTTGACAATGGCCGGTTCGCTGGCCGGGAATTTGCAAGAACTCTCCGCCCGATACCTGAGCTCCTCGGCTTTCGAGCCTTACTCCCGGACCAACAGTAAAGAAGGGGCCGAGAAAAAAGCGCTGGACTGA
- the VAX1 gene encoding ventral anterior homeobox 1 isoform X2 → MFGKRDKMDVRCHSDAEAARVPKNAHKESRESKGAEGNLPAAFLKEPQGAFSASGAAEDCNKSKSNSTADPDYCRRILVRDAKGSIREIILPKGLDLDRPKRTRTSFTAEQLYRLEMEFQRCQYVVGRERTELARQLNLSETQANSEENNERFKRGIKKNKNKKKKEEPASDEFPSGDS, encoded by the exons ATGTTCGGGAAACGAGACAAAATGGACGTTCGGTGCCACTCGGACGCAGAGGCTGCCCGGGTCCCGAAGAACgcgcacaaggagagccgggagAGCAAGGGCGCGGAGGGGAACCTCCCTGCCGCCTTCCTCAAGGAACCGCAGGGCGCCTTCTCTGCGTCGGGCGCCGCGGAAGATTGTAACAAAAGTAAATCCAATTCAACCGCGGATCCGGATTACTGCCGCCGGATCCTGGTCCGAG ATGCCAAGGGGTCCATCCGAGAGATCATCCTGCCCAAGGGCCTGGACCTGGATCGGCCCAAGAGGACGCGCACTTCCTTCACCGCGGAGCAGCTCTACCGGCTGGAGATGGAGTTCCAGCGCTGCCAGTACGTGGTGGGCCGGGAGAGAACCGAGCTCGCTCGGCAGCTCAACCTCTCCGAGACCCAG gCAAATAGTGAAGAAAATAATGAACGATTCAAACGCGG gataaaaaaaaacaaaaacaaaaagaagaaagaagagccagCAAGTGATGAGTTTCCGAGTGGAGACTCCTGA